The following are encoded together in the Diabrotica undecimpunctata isolate CICGRU chromosome 7, icDiaUnde3, whole genome shotgun sequence genome:
- the LOC140446500 gene encoding uncharacterized protein has product MDKTVDDIVKVKDDLVKARGRSKASITRLENWFKENEKNFNMKRSFESERDFNELPTIDEFLNFIEKKCKILENLIFEEKTVYKSKPSLHISINNRDTSFKCFVCNSNSHKVYSCQQFLNLSAQERMQKVKNKGFCLNCLASGHMSNSCSSSSNCKTCNKRHHSLLHISHPSENISRQSSYRSNYESQPAQNQFVRNSRHQRPNQHSSQSTSENIHANSQNNSVPNAIPQGSPDMQNLPGPSNISSHSVYSNNLQILLATALVTVYDVENNPISVRCLTDSGSQVSFITDRLAKRICYSPYTRNLQISGIAQTSSVSNKMVDLKIYSNTYPGKNFNLSCAVLESITCQHPQVALDLNLLKIPKNIKLADPHFCTPSDVDMLLGADIYFDLVTYGLIKLGPNLPILQNTHLGYIVGGNIPYSRYTMLGSNATPSTNNAHSHYSNISLHVQTADLDSLLKNFWEIEETKPLTSIHVKTLTPSEQRAEDIFKSSLTILPSGRFKVDLPLKTPNEYQKLGESFHLAKRRFFNLEKRLNKSDELRHLYTEFISGYVSLGHCKYVPLYKLNESSEHKFFLPHHCVFKHDSLTTRLRVVFDGSMKSTSNVSPNDIMLKGYTVQPDLFEILIRFRLYKYTLIADIEKMFRQIRINPKQTFLLNILWRNSPQEELKCLELQTVTYGTNSASFLSTRCLKELTVRNKEKYPLAADALENSCYVDDILHGANDIETLYKTYKQLSTSLNSAGIPLHKWSSNSSEFLDSISSESQKSNYVIKPDNSSNKVLGICWNSQSDMFSISLPDISSEPKYTKREVLSIISSIFDPLGLINPITVSAKLLMQKIWICNLNWDDKLTGEISSEWLNFLAHIPDLAKLTISRPLLNPLNISRIEIHGFCDANASDLIRVDGRLRNANVSYNQKFPLLLPTKCQVVRSLLEREHIRLLHTGPQNTLSNIRLTYWPLDGLREIKRIIYKCKNCYRFNARPAHQIMADLPKERFQVSRPFTNVGIDYGGPFQIKSSKLRRAPICKAYIAVFVCLVTKAVHIELVSSLSTEAFLLTLKRFISRRGIPKTIYSNNASNFLGARNQLKELYDFFMGTDVLPTIKEFAASTLIEWKFIAPRSPHQGGIWEAAFFWELQVSFSKDDGQ; this is encoded by the exons ATGGATAAAACGGTTGATGATATTGTTAAAGTAAAAGATGATCTTGTTAAGGCAAGAGGTCGAAGTAAAGCATCGATAACTAGATTGGAGAATTggtttaaagaaaatgaaaaaa attttaatatgaAACGATCCTTTGAATCCGAAAGAGATTTTAACGAACTTCCTACAATAGAtgagtttttgaattttattgaaaAGAAATGTAAGATATTGGAAAATTTGATCTTTGAAGAGAAAACAGTTTATAAATCAAAACCGTCTCTTCATATTTCTATAAATAATAGAGATACATCTTTTAAATGTTTCGTATGCAATTCTAACTCACATAAAGTATACTCttgccaacaatttttaaatttgtccGCTCAAGAGCGTAtgcaaaaagtaaaaaacaaaggTTTTTGTCTCAATTGCCTTGCTAGTGGTCATATGTCTAATTCTTGTTCCTCATCTTCGAATTGCAAAACCTGCAATAAGAGACATCACTCTTTGCTTCACATTTCGCACCCGTCGGAAAATATTTCACGGCAAAGTTCGTATAGATCGAATTATGAAAGTCAACCCGCCCAAAATCAATTTGTTCGGAATTCACGTCATCAACGTCCAAATCAGCATTCGTCTCAATCCACTTCGGAGAATATTCATGCAAATTCGCAGAACAACTCTGTTCCAAATGCAATTCCGCAAGGTTCACCAGATATGCAAAATCTTCCAGGGCCGAGCAATATTTCGTCCCACTCTGTATATTCGAACAATCTGCAAATTTTACTCGCAACTGCTTTGGTAACTGTTTACGATGTTGAAAACAATcccatctctgttcgttgtttaaCAGACTCCGGTAGCCAAGTTTCGTTCATAACAGACAGGTTAGCCAAAAGAATTTGTTATTCACCCTATACCAGAAATCTTCAAATATCAGGTATAGCTCAAACTTCTTCTGTTTCAAACAAGATGGTAGACCTTAAAATCTATTCAAACACATATCCTGGTAAAAACTTTAATCTGTCCTGTGCTGTCCTCGAAAGCATTACGTGCCAGCATCCACAAGTCGCGctggatttaaatttattaaaaataccaaaaaatataaaacttgcaGACCCACATTTCTGTACCCCGTCGGACGTAGACATGCTTTTAGGAGCTGATATTTATTTTGACCTAGTTACTTACGGCTTAATAAAATTAGGCCCCAACCTTCCTattcttcaaaacactcatttggGTTATATTGTAGGTGGAAATATCCCATACTCTCGTTATACAATGTTAGGATCAAACGCGACTCCTTCAACGAATAATGCACACTCACATTATTCAAATATTTCGTTACACGTACAAACTGCTGATCTTGATtctcttttaaagaatttttggGAAATAGAAGAGACTAAACCACTCACTTCTATTCATGTAAAAACATTAACTCCCTCAGAACAGCGAGCTGAGGACATATTCAAATCTTCACTAACAATTCTTCCTAGTGGCAGATTTAAAGTAGACCTACCTCTGAAGACTCCTAATGAATATCAAAAATTAGGTGAATCATTTCATTTGGCAAAAAGACGTTTTTTCAATCTTGAAAAAAGGCTTAACAAATCAGACGAGTTACGGCATCTGTACACAGAATTCATATCAGGATATGTTTCTTTAGGGCATTGTAAATACGTTCCCCTTTATAAGCTTAATGAATCGTCCGAACATAAGTTTTTTCTCCCACATCATTGTGTTTTCAAGCATGATAGCTTAACTACTCGACTCAGGGTTGTATTTGATGGATCAATGAAATCAACCTCAAATGTGTCTCCCAACGATATTATGCTCAAAGGTTATACTGTACAACCTGATTTGTTTGAAATTCTAATTCGCTTTAGACTTTACAAATATACTCTTATCGCCGACATCGAAAAGATGTTTAGGCAAATAAGAATCAACCCAAAACAGACATTTCTACTAAACATTCTGTGGCGCAATTCCCCGCAAGAAGAATTAAAATGTCTAGAACTTCAGACCGTGACCTACGGCACAAACTCAGCTAGTTTTTTAAGTACTAGGTGTCTTAAAGAGTTGACAGttcgaaataaagaaaaatacccaTTAGCTGCTGATGCTCTAGAAAATTCTTGTTATGTAGATGATATTTTACATGGTGCAAATGATATCGAGACTTTGTACAAGACTTATAAGCAACTTTCTACGAGTCTAAATTCCGCTGGGATACCACTCCATAAATGGAGTTCTAATTCTTCCGAGTTTCTCGACTCTATTTCCTCTGAATCTCAAAAATCTAATTATGTAATAAAACCCGACAATTCGTCAAATAAAGTTCTTGGAATATGTTGGAATTCTCAGTCTGACATGTTCTCTATCTCTCTTCCTGACATTTCTAGTGAACCAAAATACACAAAAAGAGAAGTTCTATCAATTATCTCTTCTATTTTTGATCCTCTTGGTCTAATAAATCCGATTACTGTATCTGCCAAGTTgttaatgcaaaaaatttggataTGTAACTTAAATTGGGATGACAAACTCACAGGAGAAATTTCATCAGAATGGTTGAATTTTCTAGCTCACATTCCTGATCTTGCAAAACTCACAATCTCTAGACCTCTGCTCAATCCGCTCAATATTTCTCGAATTGAAATTCATGGTTTCTGCGATGCAA ACGCATCTGATTTAATAAGAGTTGATGGACGACTTCGCAATGCAAATGTTTCGTATAATCAAAAATTTCCACTTCTTCTTCCTACAAAATGCCAGGTAGTTAGATCGTTACTTGAAAGAGAACACATTCGCCTATTGCACACAGGCCCTCAAAATACATTGTCAAATATTAGACTCACTTATTGGCCTCTTGATGGACTGAGAGAAATCAAGAGGATCATCTACAAATGTAAGAACTGTTACAGATTTAACGCAAGACCAGCTCATCAAATAATGGCCGATCTACCCAAAGAACGGTTTCAGGTCTCTCGACCATTCACAAATGTCGGCATCGACTACGGGGGCCCATTTCAAATAAAATCTTCAAAACTGCGACGTGCTCCCATTTGTAAGGCTTATATAGCAGTATTCGTATGCCTCGTCACTAAGGCAGTCCATATAGAGCTAGTGTCCAGTCTTAGCACCGAAGCATTCCTACTAACGTTAAAAAGATTCATTTCACGCAGAGGTATTCCTAAAACCATTTATTCGAACAATGCGTCCAACTTTCTTGGAGCTCGTAATCAGTTAAAAGAGCTTTATGACTTTTTTATGGGAACGGATGTTCTACCTACCATAAAAGAATTCGCAGCCTCAACATTAATTGAGTGGAAGTTCATTGCACCTCGATCTCCACATCAGGGTGGAATTTGGGAAGCAGCTTTTTTTTGGGAGCTGCAAGTATCATTTAGTAAGGATGATGGgcaataa